A DNA window from Engystomops pustulosus chromosome 10, aEngPut4.maternal, whole genome shotgun sequence contains the following coding sequences:
- the TNRC6B gene encoding trinucleotide repeat-containing gene 6B protein isoform X2, with product MEDKKRKKEDKKKKDAAQKVTEQKTKVPEVTKPSSSQATAASLPGSSPSPPVNGGNNAKRVAVPNGQPPSTARYMPREVPPRFRCQQDHKVLLKRGQPPPASCMLLGGGAGTPPSSTAPGTSPGNAQPGAGALLPGESGPATDSSSGAAANSNYANSTWGSGAPSSSGPNANPPHAWDKVIVDGSDMEEWPCIAGVDAEPPSENATDNNSASNPASEKGPPQGSATNHKGRGGQGQQQQQQQQQPGGECIQGVWKADPKAKPVPSSNPATEGVNRLGNWRNMGGSERTGPASGFGNFNPNTNPSAWPALVQEGSRKGNPEPDGSFSSAQLGPTGPTSREQQSKMENAGAGFAASGRDPATTHHTDGPKNGNTNSTNSNSSNPLENKGTAFGAGDACRGSDLSAQSTGERKNGGVGTWGATRGQSVTGDANSGHGNSGNNGREREDARKVSSSHRPNGSRGDSWDNKCGGNGSWGYGSQADPSEVKWGEGNKLVAGGVSQGEWKQPSGQEDLKVGDWGGSSQGNSSTGAWDNQKGHSLSENQGNSSSSACWGRSPSSAGSEAGGQSTGSNPKAGGSGDSLNSCSRRSHRSTLTDSQAVLQSMLNRTDLDPRVLSNTGWGQTQIKQDAAWDSEEVTSRPDGKADRGTEGWENTSQAKSSGGWGDAPNQSNQNKSGWGETPAPVSSGQEWKDTKATSWNDYKNSPSGWGGSGGNGGGVGGRQEEKAGPGWNNDNGSSTEQSWGTRQLNPGSGWSAGKNGWGGSNSEDMEPPKGPVGWDGSGNKASSGWGEVGQNDVGSWGNGANTNPASRSGWEESKRPPGGGSWGEAPRPPVPWNKQQEAAPAAQSSGSWGPQPPTPGPGRQPPNPGWKGGPTPSVPKDEEPSGWEEPSTQNIGRKMDIDDGTAAWGDPSNYNYKNVSLWDKNAQGNPGQMPREQGMPGPVANKATPSVWSKNKGPPADNGTSAWGEPSEPASGWGEGEETGPPTPGWGNAAPVAPSAMKTGTKTMQDGWGETEGPVAGTRHSSWDEEEESGVWNSAGSQGSGSSHNSAGWGQGKKPQIKGPLKGGNNDSWINPLSKQFSNMGLLSQVDDSSASKMDHPVGVLPDKKFEADKRGMNLGDFNDMMRKDRSGFRLPNSKEMGAADSGPYFEKLTLPFSNQDGCLGDEAPCSPFSPSPSYKLSPSGSSLPSVGLGAIGSGLNPQTFAARQGGNHGLFGNSGAQSRGMHNPVPSLNSSPNLRAQVPPQFLSPQVSASMLKQFPNSNMNPGLFNMGPQLSPQQIAMLSQLPQIQQFQLACQLLLQQQQQQQQQLLQNQRKISQAVRQQQEQQQLARMVSALQQQQQQQQQRQPGMKHSPSHPAGPKSHLDPVGLSDMQSKGHMPGYGSGFGSSGVDYGKETGVESRFKQWTSMMEGLPSSVSQDVSLPKNGSIAPPGKNRGGSPYNQFDMMPGDSVGLHGGPTGDSWLPAKSPPSSKMGSKSINTSWPPEFQPGVPWKGMQNIDPESDPYVTPGSVLGGPTPSPIVDTDHQLLQDTPTGSTSSLNTSLPSPGAWPYSASENIHSTSALSAKFGDYKSAWSPDPIGHNPSHHSNKMWKNQMSRNSPGLPRPPPGLTNNPKATNSPWNSTAPRSARGWGAQDSRISSGSTWSDGSSVRPSYWLILLNLTPQIDGSTLRTICMQHGPLLTFHLNLTQGTALIRYSTKQEAAKAQNALHMCVLGNTTILAEFATDEEVSRYLAQAQPPTPSAPGAGWQPLEVGQNHQAEPVGPALNLFGGTTGLGQWSSGGGGSDLPGVSLWSTPSYTSSLWGVPSTEDAHRMGSPAPLLPGDLLGGGTDSI from the exons ATGGAAGACAAGAAAAGGAAGAAAGAGGATAAGAAGAAGAAAGACGCTGCTCAGAAG GTCACAGAACAAAAAACCAAAGTGCCCGAAGTGACGAAACCAAGTTCAAGCCAAGCGACGGCCGCCAGCCTACCTGGCAGTTCCCCCTCGCCACCAGTAAATGGTGGCAACAATGCCAAAAGGGTGGCAGTGCCGAACGGACAACCGCCCAGCACCGCCCGCTACATGCCTCGGGAGGTGCCACCGCGATTCCGCTGCCAGCAGGACCACAAAGTGTTACTGAAACGGGGGCAGCCCCCTCCAGCGtcctgtatgctgctggggggaggagcagggactcccccctcctccactgcACCAGGGACTAGCCCAGGCAACGCACAGCCAGGGGCAGGAGCACTGCTGCCGGGGGAGAGTGGACCCGCTACAG attcatCGTCAGGGGCAGCTGCTaattcaaattatgcaaattccaCTTGGGGCTCGGGAGCCCCATCCAGCAGCGGCCCCAACGCAAACCCTCCCCACGCCTGGGACAAAGTGATTGTAGACGGGTCGGATATGGAAGAGTGGCCTTGCATAGCCGGCGTGGACGCAGAGCCCCCTTCCGAAAACGCCACAGACAACAACAGTGCCTCGAACCCAGCCTCGGAGAAGGGTCCCCCACAAGGAAGCGCCACTAATCACAAAGGAAGGGGGGGCCAAGGCcaacaacaacagcagcagcagcaacagcctGGCGGTGAATGTATCCAGGGGGTATGGAAAGCTGATCCCAAGGCTAAGCCCGTCCCGTCTTCCAACCCTGCTACAGAGGGCGTTAATAGACTAGGAAACTGGAGGAATATGGGTGGGTCTGAAAGAACGGGGCCTGCCTCTGGTTTCGGCAATTTTAACCCAAATACCAACCCGTCGGCCTGGCCGGCCCTGGTTCAGGAAGGCAGCAGGAAAGGGAACCCAGAGCCAGACGGCAGCTTCTCCAGCGCACAGCTTGGCCCCACGGGTCCAACCTCTCGGGAGCAGCAGTCAAAGATGGAAAATGCGGGTGCCGGGTTTGCAGCCTCGGGCAGGGATCCGGCAACAACCCATCACACTGACGgaccaaaaaatggaaacactaaCTCTACGAACTCAAATTCTTCAAATCCCCTTGAAAACAAGGGAACTGCCTTTGGGGCTGGGGATGCCTGCCGAGGTTCTGACCTCTCTGCTCAAAGCACTGGAGAAAGAAAGAATGGAGGGGTGGGCACTTGGGGGGCAACAAGGGGTCAGTCTGTCACAGGAGATGCCAATAGTGGACATGGCAATTCTGGAAATAATGGACGAGAGAGGGAGGATGCAAGGAAAGTGTCTTCATCTCATAGGCCCAATGGGTCCAGGGGAGATTCTTGGGATAACAAATGTGGTGGAAATGGTTCTTGGGGATATGGCTCACAGGCAGATCCCAGTGAAGTAAAGTGGGGTGAAGGGAACAAATTGGTGGCAGGTGGGGTGTCTCAGGGAGAATGGAAGCAGCCGTCTGGACAAGAGGACTTAAAGGTTGGAGATTGGGGGGGTTCAAGCCAAGGAAATTCTAGCACTGGAGCATGGGACAATCAGAAGGGCCACTCACTATCCGAGAACCAGGGCAACTCGTCATCATCGGCTTGTTGGGGGCGCTCTCCCAGCTCTGCAGGAAGTGAGGCAGGTGGGCAAAGCACTGGAAGTAACCCCAAGGCTGGGGGTAGTGGAGACAGCTTGAACTCCTGTAGTCGGCGTTCACATAGATCTACTCTCACAGATAGTCAGGCTGTTTTGCAGTCCATGCTAAATCGAACAGACTTAGATCCTAGAGTACTTTCCAACACGGGCTGGGGCCAAACCCAGATAAAGCAAGATGCAGCATGGGATTCGGAGGAAGTGACTTCTCGACCTGATGGTAAAGCAGACCGTGGCACTGAAGGCTGGGAAAATACATCACAAGCAAAGAGCTCAGGGGGTTGGGGGGATGCCCCCAACCAAAGCAATCAAAATAAGTCTGGTTGGGGAGAAACCCCTGCCCCTGTTTCATCCGGTCAGGAATGGAAGGACACCAAAGCAACTAGCTGGAATGACTATAAAAATAGCCCATCTGGTTGGGGTGGTAGTGGGGGAAATGGGGGTGGGGTTGGTGGACGTCAAGAGGAAAAGGCAGGTCCTGGATGGAACAATGATAATGGTTCAAGTACTGAGCAAAGTTGGGGTACGCGACAACTTAATCCTGGAAGTGGCTGGTCTGCTGGAAAGAATGGATGGGGAGGAAGCAATAGTGAGGACATGGAGCCTCCCAAAGGCCCTGTTGGCTGGGATGGTTCAGGAAACAAAGCTTCCTCTGGCTGGGGAGAAGTAGGGCAAAATGATGTTGGCTCTTGGGGCAATGGGGCTAACACTAACCCAGCTTCTCGAAGTGGTTGGGAAGAGAGTAAAAGGCCACCCGGTGGAGGTAGTTGGGGAGAAGCACCTAGGCCTCCCGTACCCTGGAATAAGCAGCAGGAAGCCGCcccagctgcacagtcctctggTTCTTGGGGTCCGCAACCTCCAACACCCGGACCTGGGCGACAGCCACCTAACCCAGGATGGAAAGGTGGTCCTACCCCTTCCGTGCCGAAGGATGAAGAACCAAGTGGCTGGGAGGAGCCATCAACCCAAAACATCGGGCGTAAAATGGACATTGACGATGGTACTGCAGCCTGGGGGGATCCTAGCAATTACAATTACAAGAATGTTAGCTTGTGGGACAAGAACGCGCAAGGAAACCCTGGACAGATGCCACGGGAGCAGGGAATGCCAGGGCCTGTAGCCAACAAGGCAACGCCATCAG TTTGGAGCAAAAATAAGGGTCCTCCAGCTGATAATGGGACGTCAGCCTGGGGTGAGCCGTCTGAACCTGCCTCCGGATGgggagaaggtgaagagacaggaCCTCCAACCCCAGGTTGGGGAAATGCAGCCCCTGTAGCTCCCAGTGCCATGAAAACTG GTACAAAAACTATGCAAGACGGCTGGGGAGAGACTGAAGGACCGGTGGCGGGGACGCGTCACAGCAGctgggatgaagaggaggagagtgGTGTCTGGAATAGCGCAGGTTCTCAGGGAAGTGGCTCCTCCCATAATTCGGCAGGGTGGGGCCAAGGAAAGAAACCACAGATCAAG GGTCCCCTAAAGGGGGGAAACAATGATTCCTGGATAAACCCATTGTCCAAACAGTTTTCTAACATGGGATTACTG AGCCAAGTGGATGACTCATCTGCTAGTAAGATGGACCACCCTGTTG GTGTTCTTCCAGATAAGAAGTTTGAGGCGGACAAGCGGGGCATGAATCTCGGGGATTTCAATGATATGATGCGGAAGGACCGGTCTGGCTTCCGTCTGCCCAATTCCAAAGAGATGGGAGCCGCAGACAGCGGGCCTTATTTTGAGAAG CTGACTTTGCCTTTCTCCAATCAAGACGGGTGCCTTGGGGACGAGGCTCCGTGCTCTCCCTTTTCTCCCTCCCCCAGCTACAAGCTATCTCCCTCCGGCTCCTCGCTCCCATCCGTGGGCCTGGGGGCTATTGGTTCGGGCCTCAACCCCCAAACCTTCGCTGCTAGACAA GGTGGCAATCACGGTCTGTTCGGGAACAGCGGTGCACAATCGCGAGGCATGCACAACCCTGTGCCATCGCTCAACTCATCTCCCAACCTCCGGGCACAAGTGCCTCCCCAGTTCCTTTCTCCCCAG GTCTCGGCCTCTATGCTGAAGCAGTTCCCTAACAGCAACATGAACCCAGGACTGTTCAACATGGGGCCCCAACTCTCCCCTCAGCAGATTGCCATGCTGAGCCAACTCCCTCAAATCCAGCAGTTCCAGCTG GCCTGTCAGCTCCTCTTGcagcaacaacagcagcagcagcagcagctattgCAGAATCAAAGGAAGATCTCTCAGGCTGTCAGGCAGCAGCAAGAACAGCAG CAGTTGGCACGAATGGTAAGTGCCCtccagcagcagcaacagcagcaacaaCAGAGGCAGCCCGGTATGAAGCACTCTCCATCACACCCAGCTGGACCCAAGTCTCATCTTGATCCTGTAGGGCTCTCAGACATGCAGTCCAAAGGGCACATGCCTGGTTATGGATCAG GCTTCGGCTCCAGTGGAGTCGATTATGGAAAGGAGACTGGGGTAGAATCTCGTTTTAAGCAGTGGACGTCCATGATGGAGGGTTTGCCTTCTTCAGTGTCCCAAGATGTCAGTCTACCTAAAAATG GCTCCATTGCACCCCCCGGAAAGAATCGTGGTGGTTCTCCCTATAACCAGTTTGACATGATGCCtggagattctgtaggtttgcaTGGAGGGCCAACGGGTGACAGCTGGTTACCTGCCAAATCACCTCCTTCAAGCAAAATGGGAAGCAAGTCAATTAATACCAGTTGGCCCCCAG AATTTCAACCAGGCGTGCCATGGAAAGGAATGCAGAATATTGACCCAGAATCCGACCCTTATGTTACCCCTGGCAGTGTGCTGGGGGGTCCAACCCCATCTCCCATCGTAGATACTGACCACCAGCTACTGCAGGACACCCCAACAG GGTCCACTTCTTCCCTCAACACCTCGCTGCCTTCACCTGGTGCCTGGCCCTACAGTGCCTCAGAGAATATCCACAGCACTTCAG CACTCTCAGCAAAGTTTGGAGACTATAAATCCGCCTGGTCGCCAGACCCCATTGGACACAACCCCTCACATCATTCAAACAAGATGTGGAAGAATCAGATGTCCAGGAATAGCCCTGGGCTGCCTCGCCCCCCTCCAGGGCTCACCAACAACCCCAAAGCCACCAATTCCCCCTGGAACAGCACAGCCCCTCGGTCTGCCAGAGGATGGGGGGCACAGGACTCCAGGATTTCATCTG GTTCGACCTGGAGTGACGGCAGTTCTGTGCGCCCTAGCTATTGGCTTATCCTTCTAAATCTGACACCACAG ATCGACGGCTCCACACTCCGGAcgatctgcatgcagcatggccCCCTGCTGACATTCCATCTCAACCTCACCCAGGGCACAGCTCTCATCCGATACAGCACCAAACAGGAGGCAGCCAAGGCCCAGAATGCCCTGCACAT GTGCGTTTTGGGTAACACGACCATCCTGGCCGAATTTGCAACGGATGAGGAGGTGAGCCGTTACCTTGCACAAGCTCAGCCGCCAACTCCCTCTGCTCCTGGCGCAGGCTGGCAGCCTTTGGAAGTGGGACAGAACCATCAGGCTGAACCAGTAGGACCAGCCCTTAACCTTTTCGGAGGGACCACAGGGCTGGGACAGTGGAGCAGTGGCGGTGGTGGTAGTGACCTGCCAGGCGTATCTCTTTGGAGTACACCAAGCTACACATCCAGCCTGTGGGGGGTGCCCAGCACAGAGGACGCCCATCGAATGGGCAGCCCCGCCCCTCTACTACCCGGTGATCTATTGGGAGGAGGGACCGACTCAAtatga
- the TNRC6B gene encoding trinucleotide repeat-containing gene 6B protein isoform X1 yields the protein MREKHLRKAVPREKEQEREEQLMEDKKRKKEDKKKKDAAQKVTEQKTKVPEVTKPSSSQATAASLPGSSPSPPVNGGNNAKRVAVPNGQPPSTARYMPREVPPRFRCQQDHKVLLKRGQPPPASCMLLGGGAGTPPSSTAPGTSPGNAQPGAGALLPGESGPATDSSSGAAANSNYANSTWGSGAPSSSGPNANPPHAWDKVIVDGSDMEEWPCIAGVDAEPPSENATDNNSASNPASEKGPPQGSATNHKGRGGQGQQQQQQQQQPGGECIQGVWKADPKAKPVPSSNPATEGVNRLGNWRNMGGSERTGPASGFGNFNPNTNPSAWPALVQEGSRKGNPEPDGSFSSAQLGPTGPTSREQQSKMENAGAGFAASGRDPATTHHTDGPKNGNTNSTNSNSSNPLENKGTAFGAGDACRGSDLSAQSTGERKNGGVGTWGATRGQSVTGDANSGHGNSGNNGREREDARKVSSSHRPNGSRGDSWDNKCGGNGSWGYGSQADPSEVKWGEGNKLVAGGVSQGEWKQPSGQEDLKVGDWGGSSQGNSSTGAWDNQKGHSLSENQGNSSSSACWGRSPSSAGSEAGGQSTGSNPKAGGSGDSLNSCSRRSHRSTLTDSQAVLQSMLNRTDLDPRVLSNTGWGQTQIKQDAAWDSEEVTSRPDGKADRGTEGWENTSQAKSSGGWGDAPNQSNQNKSGWGETPAPVSSGQEWKDTKATSWNDYKNSPSGWGGSGGNGGGVGGRQEEKAGPGWNNDNGSSTEQSWGTRQLNPGSGWSAGKNGWGGSNSEDMEPPKGPVGWDGSGNKASSGWGEVGQNDVGSWGNGANTNPASRSGWEESKRPPGGGSWGEAPRPPVPWNKQQEAAPAAQSSGSWGPQPPTPGPGRQPPNPGWKGGPTPSVPKDEEPSGWEEPSTQNIGRKMDIDDGTAAWGDPSNYNYKNVSLWDKNAQGNPGQMPREQGMPGPVANKATPSVWSKNKGPPADNGTSAWGEPSEPASGWGEGEETGPPTPGWGNAAPVAPSAMKTGTKTMQDGWGETEGPVAGTRHSSWDEEEESGVWNSAGSQGSGSSHNSAGWGQGKKPQIKGPLKGGNNDSWINPLSKQFSNMGLLSQVDDSSASKMDHPVGVLPDKKFEADKRGMNLGDFNDMMRKDRSGFRLPNSKEMGAADSGPYFEKLTLPFSNQDGCLGDEAPCSPFSPSPSYKLSPSGSSLPSVGLGAIGSGLNPQTFAARQGGNHGLFGNSGAQSRGMHNPVPSLNSSPNLRAQVPPQFLSPQVSASMLKQFPNSNMNPGLFNMGPQLSPQQIAMLSQLPQIQQFQLACQLLLQQQQQQQQQLLQNQRKISQAVRQQQEQQQLARMVSALQQQQQQQQQRQPGMKHSPSHPAGPKSHLDPVGLSDMQSKGHMPGYGSGFGSSGVDYGKETGVESRFKQWTSMMEGLPSSVSQDVSLPKNGSIAPPGKNRGGSPYNQFDMMPGDSVGLHGGPTGDSWLPAKSPPSSKMGSKSINTSWPPEFQPGVPWKGMQNIDPESDPYVTPGSVLGGPTPSPIVDTDHQLLQDTPTGSTSSLNTSLPSPGAWPYSASENIHSTSALSAKFGDYKSAWSPDPIGHNPSHHSNKMWKNQMSRNSPGLPRPPPGLTNNPKATNSPWNSTAPRSARGWGAQDSRISSGSTWSDGSSVRPSYWLILLNLTPQIDGSTLRTICMQHGPLLTFHLNLTQGTALIRYSTKQEAAKAQNALHMCVLGNTTILAEFATDEEVSRYLAQAQPPTPSAPGAGWQPLEVGQNHQAEPVGPALNLFGGTTGLGQWSSGGGGSDLPGVSLWSTPSYTSSLWGVPSTEDAHRMGSPAPLLPGDLLGGGTDSI from the exons AGAGAAGGAGCAAGAAAGGGAAGAACAGTTAATGGAAGACAAGAAAAGGAAGAAAGAGGATAAGAAGAAGAAAGACGCTGCTCAGAAG GTCACAGAACAAAAAACCAAAGTGCCCGAAGTGACGAAACCAAGTTCAAGCCAAGCGACGGCCGCCAGCCTACCTGGCAGTTCCCCCTCGCCACCAGTAAATGGTGGCAACAATGCCAAAAGGGTGGCAGTGCCGAACGGACAACCGCCCAGCACCGCCCGCTACATGCCTCGGGAGGTGCCACCGCGATTCCGCTGCCAGCAGGACCACAAAGTGTTACTGAAACGGGGGCAGCCCCCTCCAGCGtcctgtatgctgctggggggaggagcagggactcccccctcctccactgcACCAGGGACTAGCCCAGGCAACGCACAGCCAGGGGCAGGAGCACTGCTGCCGGGGGAGAGTGGACCCGCTACAG attcatCGTCAGGGGCAGCTGCTaattcaaattatgcaaattccaCTTGGGGCTCGGGAGCCCCATCCAGCAGCGGCCCCAACGCAAACCCTCCCCACGCCTGGGACAAAGTGATTGTAGACGGGTCGGATATGGAAGAGTGGCCTTGCATAGCCGGCGTGGACGCAGAGCCCCCTTCCGAAAACGCCACAGACAACAACAGTGCCTCGAACCCAGCCTCGGAGAAGGGTCCCCCACAAGGAAGCGCCACTAATCACAAAGGAAGGGGGGGCCAAGGCcaacaacaacagcagcagcagcaacagcctGGCGGTGAATGTATCCAGGGGGTATGGAAAGCTGATCCCAAGGCTAAGCCCGTCCCGTCTTCCAACCCTGCTACAGAGGGCGTTAATAGACTAGGAAACTGGAGGAATATGGGTGGGTCTGAAAGAACGGGGCCTGCCTCTGGTTTCGGCAATTTTAACCCAAATACCAACCCGTCGGCCTGGCCGGCCCTGGTTCAGGAAGGCAGCAGGAAAGGGAACCCAGAGCCAGACGGCAGCTTCTCCAGCGCACAGCTTGGCCCCACGGGTCCAACCTCTCGGGAGCAGCAGTCAAAGATGGAAAATGCGGGTGCCGGGTTTGCAGCCTCGGGCAGGGATCCGGCAACAACCCATCACACTGACGgaccaaaaaatggaaacactaaCTCTACGAACTCAAATTCTTCAAATCCCCTTGAAAACAAGGGAACTGCCTTTGGGGCTGGGGATGCCTGCCGAGGTTCTGACCTCTCTGCTCAAAGCACTGGAGAAAGAAAGAATGGAGGGGTGGGCACTTGGGGGGCAACAAGGGGTCAGTCTGTCACAGGAGATGCCAATAGTGGACATGGCAATTCTGGAAATAATGGACGAGAGAGGGAGGATGCAAGGAAAGTGTCTTCATCTCATAGGCCCAATGGGTCCAGGGGAGATTCTTGGGATAACAAATGTGGTGGAAATGGTTCTTGGGGATATGGCTCACAGGCAGATCCCAGTGAAGTAAAGTGGGGTGAAGGGAACAAATTGGTGGCAGGTGGGGTGTCTCAGGGAGAATGGAAGCAGCCGTCTGGACAAGAGGACTTAAAGGTTGGAGATTGGGGGGGTTCAAGCCAAGGAAATTCTAGCACTGGAGCATGGGACAATCAGAAGGGCCACTCACTATCCGAGAACCAGGGCAACTCGTCATCATCGGCTTGTTGGGGGCGCTCTCCCAGCTCTGCAGGAAGTGAGGCAGGTGGGCAAAGCACTGGAAGTAACCCCAAGGCTGGGGGTAGTGGAGACAGCTTGAACTCCTGTAGTCGGCGTTCACATAGATCTACTCTCACAGATAGTCAGGCTGTTTTGCAGTCCATGCTAAATCGAACAGACTTAGATCCTAGAGTACTTTCCAACACGGGCTGGGGCCAAACCCAGATAAAGCAAGATGCAGCATGGGATTCGGAGGAAGTGACTTCTCGACCTGATGGTAAAGCAGACCGTGGCACTGAAGGCTGGGAAAATACATCACAAGCAAAGAGCTCAGGGGGTTGGGGGGATGCCCCCAACCAAAGCAATCAAAATAAGTCTGGTTGGGGAGAAACCCCTGCCCCTGTTTCATCCGGTCAGGAATGGAAGGACACCAAAGCAACTAGCTGGAATGACTATAAAAATAGCCCATCTGGTTGGGGTGGTAGTGGGGGAAATGGGGGTGGGGTTGGTGGACGTCAAGAGGAAAAGGCAGGTCCTGGATGGAACAATGATAATGGTTCAAGTACTGAGCAAAGTTGGGGTACGCGACAACTTAATCCTGGAAGTGGCTGGTCTGCTGGAAAGAATGGATGGGGAGGAAGCAATAGTGAGGACATGGAGCCTCCCAAAGGCCCTGTTGGCTGGGATGGTTCAGGAAACAAAGCTTCCTCTGGCTGGGGAGAAGTAGGGCAAAATGATGTTGGCTCTTGGGGCAATGGGGCTAACACTAACCCAGCTTCTCGAAGTGGTTGGGAAGAGAGTAAAAGGCCACCCGGTGGAGGTAGTTGGGGAGAAGCACCTAGGCCTCCCGTACCCTGGAATAAGCAGCAGGAAGCCGCcccagctgcacagtcctctggTTCTTGGGGTCCGCAACCTCCAACACCCGGACCTGGGCGACAGCCACCTAACCCAGGATGGAAAGGTGGTCCTACCCCTTCCGTGCCGAAGGATGAAGAACCAAGTGGCTGGGAGGAGCCATCAACCCAAAACATCGGGCGTAAAATGGACATTGACGATGGTACTGCAGCCTGGGGGGATCCTAGCAATTACAATTACAAGAATGTTAGCTTGTGGGACAAGAACGCGCAAGGAAACCCTGGACAGATGCCACGGGAGCAGGGAATGCCAGGGCCTGTAGCCAACAAGGCAACGCCATCAG TTTGGAGCAAAAATAAGGGTCCTCCAGCTGATAATGGGACGTCAGCCTGGGGTGAGCCGTCTGAACCTGCCTCCGGATGgggagaaggtgaagagacaggaCCTCCAACCCCAGGTTGGGGAAATGCAGCCCCTGTAGCTCCCAGTGCCATGAAAACTG GTACAAAAACTATGCAAGACGGCTGGGGAGAGACTGAAGGACCGGTGGCGGGGACGCGTCACAGCAGctgggatgaagaggaggagagtgGTGTCTGGAATAGCGCAGGTTCTCAGGGAAGTGGCTCCTCCCATAATTCGGCAGGGTGGGGCCAAGGAAAGAAACCACAGATCAAG GGTCCCCTAAAGGGGGGAAACAATGATTCCTGGATAAACCCATTGTCCAAACAGTTTTCTAACATGGGATTACTG AGCCAAGTGGATGACTCATCTGCTAGTAAGATGGACCACCCTGTTG GTGTTCTTCCAGATAAGAAGTTTGAGGCGGACAAGCGGGGCATGAATCTCGGGGATTTCAATGATATGATGCGGAAGGACCGGTCTGGCTTCCGTCTGCCCAATTCCAAAGAGATGGGAGCCGCAGACAGCGGGCCTTATTTTGAGAAG CTGACTTTGCCTTTCTCCAATCAAGACGGGTGCCTTGGGGACGAGGCTCCGTGCTCTCCCTTTTCTCCCTCCCCCAGCTACAAGCTATCTCCCTCCGGCTCCTCGCTCCCATCCGTGGGCCTGGGGGCTATTGGTTCGGGCCTCAACCCCCAAACCTTCGCTGCTAGACAA GGTGGCAATCACGGTCTGTTCGGGAACAGCGGTGCACAATCGCGAGGCATGCACAACCCTGTGCCATCGCTCAACTCATCTCCCAACCTCCGGGCACAAGTGCCTCCCCAGTTCCTTTCTCCCCAG GTCTCGGCCTCTATGCTGAAGCAGTTCCCTAACAGCAACATGAACCCAGGACTGTTCAACATGGGGCCCCAACTCTCCCCTCAGCAGATTGCCATGCTGAGCCAACTCCCTCAAATCCAGCAGTTCCAGCTG GCCTGTCAGCTCCTCTTGcagcaacaacagcagcagcagcagcagctattgCAGAATCAAAGGAAGATCTCTCAGGCTGTCAGGCAGCAGCAAGAACAGCAG CAGTTGGCACGAATGGTAAGTGCCCtccagcagcagcaacagcagcaacaaCAGAGGCAGCCCGGTATGAAGCACTCTCCATCACACCCAGCTGGACCCAAGTCTCATCTTGATCCTGTAGGGCTCTCAGACATGCAGTCCAAAGGGCACATGCCTGGTTATGGATCAG GCTTCGGCTCCAGTGGAGTCGATTATGGAAAGGAGACTGGGGTAGAATCTCGTTTTAAGCAGTGGACGTCCATGATGGAGGGTTTGCCTTCTTCAGTGTCCCAAGATGTCAGTCTACCTAAAAATG GCTCCATTGCACCCCCCGGAAAGAATCGTGGTGGTTCTCCCTATAACCAGTTTGACATGATGCCtggagattctgtaggtttgcaTGGAGGGCCAACGGGTGACAGCTGGTTACCTGCCAAATCACCTCCTTCAAGCAAAATGGGAAGCAAGTCAATTAATACCAGTTGGCCCCCAG AATTTCAACCAGGCGTGCCATGGAAAGGAATGCAGAATATTGACCCAGAATCCGACCCTTATGTTACCCCTGGCAGTGTGCTGGGGGGTCCAACCCCATCTCCCATCGTAGATACTGACCACCAGCTACTGCAGGACACCCCAACAG GGTCCACTTCTTCCCTCAACACCTCGCTGCCTTCACCTGGTGCCTGGCCCTACAGTGCCTCAGAGAATATCCACAGCACTTCAG CACTCTCAGCAAAGTTTGGAGACTATAAATCCGCCTGGTCGCCAGACCCCATTGGACACAACCCCTCACATCATTCAAACAAGATGTGGAAGAATCAGATGTCCAGGAATAGCCCTGGGCTGCCTCGCCCCCCTCCAGGGCTCACCAACAACCCCAAAGCCACCAATTCCCCCTGGAACAGCACAGCCCCTCGGTCTGCCAGAGGATGGGGGGCACAGGACTCCAGGATTTCATCTG GTTCGACCTGGAGTGACGGCAGTTCTGTGCGCCCTAGCTATTGGCTTATCCTTCTAAATCTGACACCACAG ATCGACGGCTCCACACTCCGGAcgatctgcatgcagcatggccCCCTGCTGACATTCCATCTCAACCTCACCCAGGGCACAGCTCTCATCCGATACAGCACCAAACAGGAGGCAGCCAAGGCCCAGAATGCCCTGCACAT GTGCGTTTTGGGTAACACGACCATCCTGGCCGAATTTGCAACGGATGAGGAGGTGAGCCGTTACCTTGCACAAGCTCAGCCGCCAACTCCCTCTGCTCCTGGCGCAGGCTGGCAGCCTTTGGAAGTGGGACAGAACCATCAGGCTGAACCAGTAGGACCAGCCCTTAACCTTTTCGGAGGGACCACAGGGCTGGGACAGTGGAGCAGTGGCGGTGGTGGTAGTGACCTGCCAGGCGTATCTCTTTGGAGTACACCAAGCTACACATCCAGCCTGTGGGGGGTGCCCAGCACAGAGGACGCCCATCGAATGGGCAGCCCCGCCCCTCTACTACCCGGTGATCTATTGGGAGGAGGGACCGACTCAAtatga